Proteins encoded by one window of Pseudorca crassidens isolate mPseCra1 chromosome 3, mPseCra1.hap1, whole genome shotgun sequence:
- the GFRA3 gene encoding GDNF family receptor alpha-3 isoform X2, giving the protein MARPPSPRPMLPALLLLLPLLLRAGDYELDVSPYEDTVTRKPWKMNFSKLNMLKPDSDLCLKFAMLCTLNDKCDRLRKAYGEACSGSRCQRRTCQRQLRSFFEKASEPHAQGLLLCPCAPTDQGCGQRRRNTIAPSCSLPSEAPNCLELWHICLSDPLCRSRLADFQTHCHPMDILGTCATEQSKCLRAYMGLIGTAMTPNFVSNVNASVALSCTCRGSGNLQEECEQLEESFSRNPCLMEAIAAKMRFHSQLFSQDWTASTFSMMERQNKNPALRPQPWVPSLFSCTLTLILLLSLW; this is encoded by the exons GTGACTATGAGCTGGATGTCTCTCCCTATGAAGATACAGTGACCAGAAAACCCTGGAAAATGAATTTCAGCAAACTGAACATGCTCAAACCAG ACTCGGACCTCTGCCTCAAGTTCGCCATGCTGTGCACTCTTAATGACAAGTGTGACCGGCTGCGCAAGGCGTACGGGGAGGCGTGCTCCGGGTCCCGCTGCCAGCGCCGCACTTGCCAAAGGCAGCTGCGCTCCTTTTTCGAGAAGGCGTCGGAGCCCCACGCTCAGGGCCTGCTGCTGTGCCCGTGCGCGCCCACCGACCAGGGTTGCGGGCAGCGCCGGCGCAACACCATCGCCCCCAGCTGCTCACTGCCATCGGAGGCCCCCAACTGCCTGGAGCTGTGGCACATATGCCTGTCCGACCCGCTGTGCAG ATCGCGCCTGGCGGATTTTCAGACCCACTGCCATCCCATGGACATCCTAGGGACCTGTGCAACAGAGCAGTCCAAATGTCTGCGAGCATACATGGGGCTGATTG GGACTGCCATGACTCCCAACTTTGTCAGCAACGTCAATGCCAGTGTTGCCTTAAGCTGCACCTGCCGAGGCAGTGGCAATCTGCAGGAGGAGTGTGAGCAGCTGGAAGAGTCCTTCTCCCGAAACCCCTGCCTCA tGGAGGCCATTGCAGCTAAGATGCGTTTTCACAGCCAACTCTTCTCCCAGGACTGGACAGCCTCTACCTTTTCCATGATGGAACGCCAG aACAAAAACCCTGCTCTGAGGCCACAGCCCTGGGTGCCCTCTCTTTTCTCCTGTACACTTACCTTGATTCTGCTCCTGAGCCTCTGGTag
- the GFRA3 gene encoding GDNF family receptor alpha-3 isoform X1 — protein sequence MARPPSPRPMLPALLLLLPLLLRAGDHLPTEGRLMNSCIQARRKCQADPTCNATYHYLNSCASSISTSSPAEEPSVPEDCMEAAQQLRNSSLMSCTCHRRMKNQATCLDIYWTVHPARSLGDYELDVSPYEDTVTRKPWKMNFSKLNMLKPDSDLCLKFAMLCTLNDKCDRLRKAYGEACSGSRCQRRTCQRQLRSFFEKASEPHAQGLLLCPCAPTDQGCGQRRRNTIAPSCSLPSEAPNCLELWHICLSDPLCRSRLADFQTHCHPMDILGTCATEQSKCLRAYMGLIGTAMTPNFVSNVNASVALSCTCRGSGNLQEECEQLEESFSRNPCLMEAIAAKMRFHSQLFSQDWTASTFSMMERQNKNPALRPQPWVPSLFSCTLTLILLLSLW from the exons GGGACCACCTCCCCACAGAAGGCCGGCTCATGAACAGCTGTATCCAGGCCAGGAGAAAGTGCCAGGCCGATCCCACTTGCAATGCTACCTACCACTACTTGAATTCCTGTGCCTCTAGTATAAGCACCTCATCACCTGCAGAGGAGCCTTCAGTCCCTGAGGACTGCATGGAGGCAGCACAGCAACTCAGGAATAGTTCTCTGATGAGCTGCACATGCCATCGGCGCATGAAGAACCAAGCTACCTGCCTGGACATCTACTGGACCGTTCACCCTGCCCGTAGCCTTG GTGACTATGAGCTGGATGTCTCTCCCTATGAAGATACAGTGACCAGAAAACCCTGGAAAATGAATTTCAGCAAACTGAACATGCTCAAACCAG ACTCGGACCTCTGCCTCAAGTTCGCCATGCTGTGCACTCTTAATGACAAGTGTGACCGGCTGCGCAAGGCGTACGGGGAGGCGTGCTCCGGGTCCCGCTGCCAGCGCCGCACTTGCCAAAGGCAGCTGCGCTCCTTTTTCGAGAAGGCGTCGGAGCCCCACGCTCAGGGCCTGCTGCTGTGCCCGTGCGCGCCCACCGACCAGGGTTGCGGGCAGCGCCGGCGCAACACCATCGCCCCCAGCTGCTCACTGCCATCGGAGGCCCCCAACTGCCTGGAGCTGTGGCACATATGCCTGTCCGACCCGCTGTGCAG ATCGCGCCTGGCGGATTTTCAGACCCACTGCCATCCCATGGACATCCTAGGGACCTGTGCAACAGAGCAGTCCAAATGTCTGCGAGCATACATGGGGCTGATTG GGACTGCCATGACTCCCAACTTTGTCAGCAACGTCAATGCCAGTGTTGCCTTAAGCTGCACCTGCCGAGGCAGTGGCAATCTGCAGGAGGAGTGTGAGCAGCTGGAAGAGTCCTTCTCCCGAAACCCCTGCCTCA tGGAGGCCATTGCAGCTAAGATGCGTTTTCACAGCCAACTCTTCTCCCAGGACTGGACAGCCTCTACCTTTTCCATGATGGAACGCCAG aACAAAAACCCTGCTCTGAGGCCACAGCCCTGGGTGCCCTCTCTTTTCTCCTGTACACTTACCTTGATTCTGCTCCTGAGCCTCTGGTag